The Culex pipiens pallens isolate TS chromosome 2, TS_CPP_V2, whole genome shotgun sequence DNA window TGACTGTTCAAGAAACCGTCCTTAAACCCAAGTATTCCTACGTCACgcaattgaactgatttttaagtaacttgAATACGTTGAACAGGAGCAGGCGCGGCCTTGGGCGTGGCTGAATGGCTACGTTGTTCggtttgtaagcggatgatcgtGAGTTCGACTCTCATCTGCTCCTGCTTTCCGTCGGATAAAGGAGTAAAACATCGGTCCCGGCCTAAGTTGTTGTTAGGCTGtttagtcattccaggtgtaggaacgTCTCGCTAATAAGAGTATACAACATACCAATCCAAGTCGGCTCTACTGGAGTCGCTGGTCGGCGGTTGGACTTGCAATCacaaggtcgtcagttcgaacccggGGGTGGAAGGTTCCCAAAAGACCTGGGAGTCGTCAAAGGGGatggtttgttttgttgttgttgaatacACTAAACTGTTGAGGCTTCGAGCCAGAATGAGACGGTAAGACTTCGAGTCAGCGCCGGAGGCTTCAAGCCAGTTGGAAAAGACGGGAAGACCAAGAGTCCgacccgaggcttcgagccagATGAAAACAAAACGGGAAGACCAAGAGTCCgacccgaggcttcgagccagATGGAAACGAAACGGGAAGACCAAGAGTCCgacccgaggcttcgagccagATGAAAACAAAACGGGAAGACCAAGAGTCCgacccgaggcttcgagccagATGAAAACGAAACGGGAAGATCAAGAGTCTgacccgaggcttcgagccagttgGAAAAGACGGGAAGACCAAGAGTCCGACCCAAGGCTTTAAGCCAGTTAGTTAAAAGGGGATGACCAAGAGTTAGTACCCTGGGATATGGAACAGATCGAAAATATGGGAATACCTGAAGTCAGAAACCGAAGCATGTTACAGATGAAAGACTGGGAGACCCGGCGTCAGGACCGGTGGattcaaatcagaaaaaaacaagGAATGAAGAGACATCAGAACTCCAAGCCCATGGTTTAACGGAAAATAAGAGACATAAAAATAAGCAAAGGCCAAAGGGTcagcaaagataaaaaaaatcagaaaggcTAAGGGTCAATAAGTAAGGTAAAATGTTAAAGTGGTGTACGTGCTTGGAAAGGAACCGGTCAAGCAAAATTTccaatgggcagcagcggtagcgaaagcaagccagaggatgaagaaaaacaacaagaaaTTGCTCTCTCTACTTTATTCTGCTGTTTGTAAACCTATTTATAGATCCCTTTTCTTGGGAATTGCGAACTGGCTCAAAATCAgtaagaaaagtaaaaaaaataggcTAAGAGCGAAAATTGTGTTGAGCAAGAAGCCAGAAAAAGTTGAGGCAGGTTAAACCCATGATCAAAGAGGTATCAAATTGGCAAATATCCGGCAAGGAATAATTTGCTGTGTTTTTGATAAGAAGttccataaaatttaaaaaataaaacaattggtTAGATCGCTAGAAATCTGGAGGAAAATCCGTCAGATGTCCTGAGCAACTTCCCTCTGACATCAGTCTGTGACGCAACAGGCTTTGACAGGTTGAGCTCGTATTTGGATTTTTGTCTGCTTTCGTAATTACTTGTGTTCAGCTACCATCCTatttaaaaaagctaaaaaaaagcgCGATCGTTAATGGAACACAAAAATAGGTGACCTCGAGTCAAAACTGCTGAGCCATAAAGAAAGCCAAAATTAAAAGTATCATCTGAATATCGAAATGATGTTAGCCGAGAAGTCGACTACTATAACAGAGACCGATATAGAATAACTTGATTTAAAATCTAAGTAAAAAGAAAAGGATTTTTCAACAGATTAGCAAAATAATAAGTCCTTAAATTAAAGGTTCGTTATTTCAATATGCTGAGTGAATTATTAGTGTTTAAAGATATTGCAGATTGCAGCGATTTTTAGACAACCGTGCAACTTGAGGAAAGCTCTATACAAAAGTGCACACCCAAGGGGGGGCACACACACCTCAATCTACAGCAAAGAAAAAACTGTCTAAGACACACACCCAAAAGTTCTGCTTCAAATCGATGATAGTTTTTATCCTAAACACTCACCACAGTAGGCAAGCTGGGTGGAGAGGGTGTGTGCATTCTGATGTGTGCATATTTGAGGTGTGAATATTGTCTGGCTGTGCGTCGAACTAGGCGCAAAATTGGAAATATCAATCAGAATAATACTTCTCTCAGCTGTTAGCAAAGATCAAGGAAGAGTAGATCAATGGaaccaaaacaaaagaaaattgtCAGAatctaaagttttaaaatctcatataggatgcaaaatgttttgatttgatttaggTATTATGATTCAAACAAAATGATAATTGATTGCGGACGAATAATATTATGTCTGATGAAAAAAGGGTTGCAAGACCCAGTTGTTggatacagtaaaaaaaaaaatgaaaaataacatttgtaACCAAATGGTTCAAAAGGAAAGTAAAATTCAAAGGCCCTACCAGAGTGTTATGGAAAGAGTTAGAAACAACATAAGAATATCAAAGATCCTACTTTGGTTTTGCTCAATTTCGGGATTTGTTTGTTGTCAAGGAAGATTACACAATAATGACAGTGACGAAGAATAATACCAAATTTAGAAACACAAAACATCCACAAACTGAATTTGTAATGGCACAACTGAGGCACAGTAAGGGCAGAACAAATTATTATATGCCTAGCATTTAATTTCAGTTAACAGTAGTAGAGAACTGAcaggtttatttttaaactgtGGTAACATAAGTCTTGTTAACAAAAACAACCATGCTAGCGACTCTAATGAAAGAATGATAACAAATGTGTCTCGTGAAAAAAGACAAATTGAGTACTATGTCATTTAAAACAGCATTCAGCTAGATTATGTCATCCTAATATTTAATCAAAAGAattgccgagaggggaaggtGAAATACGGCGTTTCATTTcacttcgcgaaattttggattactTGTAAAAGCCTTAAGACGAAGTACTTCGTTAAAAATAGTAATATAAAGGTGTAAAAGTTTTCTAAACGTCTGAAAAGACATATAGTaatataaaacaaacaaaaaaaacagaactgatCATTATATTATAATTAAGATAATTGGTAGTTTCAACATAAGAGGAAAAGAAAAATGactcagatttaaaaaaagagaaaaaaaaaacaaaaagatggAATAAGGGAACGAACGACGAACTAAATCAAACAAGTGAACCAACGTTGGTAAATTATATGAATTGATAGAAAAGCACTTAACGCAAAATAGTTTACTCTATAAAATGTCAGCTAGACATCAAGTAGATTGGTATCGAGAATAGTTCAAGAAATTTGTTGTGTACTTTAACCTTGTCGAGAAGTAGGTGTAATCTCGGTGGAGTGAATATAGATTCACTATCTATAGACAAAACGAGATGTGGTGCCGCCCTAACATTATACCAGTTTGAGCGGACAGATCTAAGTCAGTGTTACCTAGAAGTGTAATAATCGTGTAGCTAGTGTCAGGCGGGGGAGTGTTTGTGTGGTGTGAGGCGAACAAGTTGTGTTGCCGGAAGTGACCGAACGATCTGGACAGGTTTCCGGATAGAACCCCGAATAGGTCATCACAAGGGcaaacctcaaatgccattttcttttgatttcagAAGTACACggaagtacattatttgtcgcaagatatttaaatttaattatgaaaaacatattggattgacatttttagaaaaaaataaaaataaaataaagggtactcagtctataatgttagtctatgattaacttaaaaaaatatgtatcgctattaaactttgtcgatcaattatgagaagccaaaaagaacactttcacgcgcagcgctggcgttgaagcttcgacttgacgacttcgaatttgatgttcagtatatgattttgtataaatccaaaaatttaataggaaaaaatagggtaaaaataagacgaaaaacactaaaatcgctatatctctggaaatacattttggaaaagcttcaaattttgggcccaaatggctttgaccacattgactggtcgaaaattgtgaatcgaaaaataaaatgttcgtctccgaccccacggctacagatctgacttataaaaattgtgggttttacgagcggttttccagtgatggaagacacaaatttttaagagcggatacagacatcgctcatgtatttcagaaaaagagctctcaaaaatcagactttgagttccgggtttcgggccaaaattcaatcgaaagagcgcaactaaaccttcaatttagtaataggattttttcctgggacgaatcctcgccgtgcacgaattttttaagatttctgaaaaaagcgtttttccaaaagcaaaccttaaacctttctttaaaACCAGACTCAGCAAACATCGGAGCCAGCGGAAGCAACTGGATGAGCTGAGGAGTAGTCCGAACTGTTACAGCCCCACGGTCCAGTACGAGGTCCAGCGGATGAAGGAGTACACGGCCGTACTGAAACACACCATCGAAGAGCAGCATAGTTTCGAGCTGGGGAACACGCAGGTCCTGGATCAACATCGCCGCTCAGCTGCCCTGGACGTTTTAGAGATGTGCCATATCATCAACACAGATCACACCGTAAACAAACGGAGTGATGTTGATGGTATTAGTAGCACCTACGCCGGCATTTTGCATACAGTGAAGAAGATGTGTAGATCGAGACAGTCTTCACAAACACATGCCCCAAACCTTAGCTtccagtagtagtagtagtagttacTCCCATTCTCCCCACCTTAACCCACTATTTGTTTCCCCCCACACAAGTTTTCGATCTGTTTAGTAG harbors:
- the LOC128093137 gene encoding uncharacterized protein LOC128093137 — its product is MGSGSWTRCRLSKHRSQRKQLDELRSSPNCYSPTVQYEVQRMKEYTAVLKHTIEEQHSFELGNTQVLDQHRRSAALDVLEMCHIINTDHTVNKRSDVDGISSTYAGILHTVKKMCRSRQSSQTHAPNLSFQ